In the genome of Streptomyces globosus, one region contains:
- a CDS encoding L,D-transpeptidase, with the protein MNHSPRLWAVISCSLLVASLGAGATACGSHENPLSARPHDAGEQIAFNQVQGGRPVDHNRPLEVTAKGTGSSRITDVTAVDVHGRHLAGELTAKGDRWHSTGPLAAGVRYTVTVSTEDERGAPGQRTLTFDTTPAKKLLSVEFGPEEGKYGVGQPLTADLSEPVKDKAARAVVERGLVVDAPPGVEGSWHWVDDKRLHFRPKEYWPANSTVSVRSNLEGIRIDGELHGAASTPLTLEFGDRVEVITDAAAHYLTFKRNGEVVTTLPVTTGKPGFSTRNGVKVVLGKQYYVRMRGDTVGIGGSENYDLPVYYATRVTWSGEYVHAAPWSVGSHGYANVSHGCTGMSTANAAWFYENITEGDIVQVVNSIGEDMDTFGNGFGDWNMDWKDWREGSALLAGTRDGRTAADHARLRPQV; encoded by the coding sequence ATGAACCACTCACCGCGTCTCTGGGCGGTCATCAGCTGCTCCCTGCTGGTCGCGTCCCTCGGTGCCGGCGCCACCGCATGCGGGTCGCACGAGAACCCGCTGTCAGCCCGCCCGCACGACGCGGGCGAGCAGATCGCCTTCAACCAGGTCCAGGGCGGCCGCCCGGTCGACCACAACCGCCCCCTGGAGGTCACCGCCAAGGGGACGGGCAGCAGCCGCATCACCGACGTCACCGCCGTCGACGTGCACGGCCGCCACCTCGCCGGCGAGCTCACCGCCAAGGGCGACCGCTGGCACAGCACCGGCCCCCTCGCCGCCGGCGTGCGCTACACCGTCACCGTCAGCACCGAGGACGAGCGGGGCGCCCCAGGGCAGCGCACGCTGACGTTCGACACCACCCCGGCCAAGAAGCTCCTGAGCGTCGAATTCGGGCCGGAAGAGGGCAAGTACGGCGTCGGGCAGCCCCTCACCGCCGACCTCAGCGAGCCCGTCAAGGACAAGGCGGCCCGCGCCGTCGTCGAACGGGGCCTGGTCGTCGACGCCCCGCCCGGCGTCGAGGGCTCCTGGCACTGGGTCGACGACAAGCGGCTGCATTTCAGGCCCAAGGAGTACTGGCCCGCCAACAGCACCGTCTCCGTACGGAGCAACCTGGAGGGCATCCGGATCGACGGAGAGCTCCACGGAGCCGCCAGCACCCCGCTCACGCTGGAGTTCGGGGACCGCGTCGAGGTCATCACGGACGCCGCCGCGCACTACCTCACCTTCAAGCGCAACGGCGAGGTGGTGACCACCCTCCCGGTGACCACCGGCAAGCCGGGCTTCTCCACCCGCAACGGCGTCAAGGTCGTGCTCGGCAAGCAGTACTACGTCCGTATGCGCGGGGACACCGTCGGCATCGGCGGCAGCGAGAACTACGACCTGCCCGTCTACTACGCCACCCGTGTCACCTGGAGTGGTGAATACGTGCACGCCGCCCCGTGGTCGGTCGGGTCCCACGGCTACGCGAACGTCAGCCACGGCTGCACCGGCATGAGCACCGCAAACGCCGCCTGGTTCTACGAGAACATCACCGAAGGGGACATCGTCCAGGTCGTCAACAGCATCGGCGAGGACATGGACACCTTCGGGAACGGCTTCGGCGACTGGAACATGGACTGGAAGGACTGGCGCGAGGGCAGCGCCCTCCTCGCGGGCACCCGCGACGGCCGCACCGCGGCCGACCACGCCCGCCTGCGCCCGCAGGTCTGA
- the ctaD gene encoding aa3-type cytochrome oxidase subunit I, whose product MSILNEPQGAAADSYENELPVRRKQPGSVVVKWLTTTDHKTIGTLYLVTSFVFFLIGGVMALVMRAELARPGTQIMSNEQFNQAFTMHGTIMLLMFATPLFAGFANWIMPLQIGAPDVAFPRLNMFAYWLYLFGSTIAVAGFLTPQGAADFGWFAYSPLSDAVRSPGIGADMWIMGLAFSGFGTILGSVNFITTIICMRAPGMTMFRMPIFTWNVLLTGVLVLLAFPVLAAALFALESDRKFGSHIFDSANGGALLWQHLFWFFGHPEVYIIALPFFGIISEVIPVFSRKPMFGYIGLIAATIAIAGLSVTVWAHHMYVTGGVLLPFFSFMTFLIAVPTGVKFFNWIGTMWKGSLSFETPMLWAVGFLITFTFGGLTGVILASPPLDFHVSDSYFVVAHFHYVIFGTVVFAMFSGFHFWWPKFTGKMLDERLGKITFWTLFVGFHGTFLVQHWLGAEGMPRRYADYLAADGFTALNTISTVSSFLLGLSMLPFMYNVWKTAKYGKKIEVDDPWGYGRSLEWATSCPPPRHNFVTLPRIRSESPAFDLHHPEIAALDHLEDHGAKAVTGGKEAGK is encoded by the coding sequence GTGAGCATCCTCAACGAACCCCAGGGTGCCGCCGCAGACTCGTACGAGAACGAGCTGCCGGTACGGCGCAAGCAGCCTGGCAGCGTGGTGGTCAAATGGCTGACCACGACCGACCACAAGACCATCGGTACGCTGTACCTGGTCACGTCGTTCGTGTTCTTCCTGATCGGCGGCGTGATGGCGCTCGTCATGCGCGCCGAGCTGGCCCGTCCGGGCACGCAGATCATGTCGAACGAGCAGTTCAACCAGGCGTTCACCATGCATGGCACGATCATGCTGCTGATGTTCGCCACGCCGCTGTTCGCCGGCTTCGCGAACTGGATCATGCCGCTCCAGATCGGCGCGCCCGACGTGGCGTTCCCGCGGCTGAACATGTTCGCGTACTGGCTGTACCTCTTCGGCTCGACCATCGCGGTGGCCGGCTTCCTCACCCCGCAGGGCGCCGCCGACTTCGGCTGGTTCGCCTACTCCCCGCTGTCCGACGCGGTCCGCTCGCCGGGCATCGGCGCCGACATGTGGATCATGGGTCTGGCCTTCTCCGGCTTCGGCACCATCCTCGGCTCGGTCAACTTCATCACCACGATCATCTGCATGCGCGCCCCGGGCATGACGATGTTCCGCATGCCGATCTTCACCTGGAACGTGCTGCTGACCGGTGTCCTGGTCCTGCTCGCCTTCCCGGTCCTCGCGGCGGCGCTGTTCGCGCTGGAGTCCGACCGCAAGTTCGGCAGCCACATCTTCGACTCGGCCAACGGCGGCGCACTGCTGTGGCAGCACCTCTTCTGGTTCTTCGGACACCCAGAGGTGTACATCATCGCCCTGCCGTTCTTCGGCATCATCTCCGAGGTCATCCCGGTCTTCTCGCGGAAGCCGATGTTCGGCTACATCGGCCTCATCGCCGCGACGATCGCCATCGCCGGCCTCTCCGTGACCGTGTGGGCCCACCACATGTACGTCACCGGCGGTGTACTGCTGCCGTTCTTCTCCTTCATGACCTTCCTGATCGCGGTACCGACCGGTGTGAAGTTCTTCAACTGGATCGGCACCATGTGGAAGGGCTCGCTGTCCTTCGAGACCCCGATGCTCTGGGCCGTCGGCTTCCTGATCACCTTCACCTTCGGTGGTCTGACCGGCGTCATCCTGGCCTCGCCCCCGCTGGACTTCCACGTCTCCGACTCGTACTTCGTCGTCGCGCACTTCCACTACGTCATCTTCGGCACCGTGGTCTTCGCGATGTTCTCCGGCTTCCACTTCTGGTGGCCGAAGTTCACGGGCAAGATGCTGGACGAGCGCCTCGGCAAGATCACCTTCTGGACGCTGTTCGTGGGCTTCCACGGCACCTTCCTGGTGCAGCACTGGCTGGGCGCCGAGGGCATGCCGCGCCGCTACGCGGACTACCTCGCCGCCGACGGCTTCACCGCGCTGAACACCATCTCCACCGTCAGCTCGTTCCTGCTCGGCCTGTCGATGCTGCCGTTCATGTACAACGTCTGGAAGACGGCCAAGTACGGCAAGAAGATCGAGGTCGACGACCCGTGGGGCTACGGCCGCTCGCTCGAGTGGGCGACGTCCTGCCCGCCGCCGCGGCACAACTTCGTCACCCTGCCGCGCATCCGCAGTGAGTCGCCGGCCTTCGACCTCCACCACCCGGAGATCGCGGCCCTCGACCACCTGGAGGACCACGGCGCCAAGGCCGTCACCGGTGGCAAGGAGGCCGGCAAGTGA
- the ctaE gene encoding aa3-type cytochrome oxidase subunit III has protein sequence MSVVATATTVDTGHAHPTVNRPNLVSVGTIIWLSSELMFFAALFAMYFTLRSVTGAEYWSEQAASLNLPFSATNTTILVLSSLTCQLGVFAAERGDVKKLRTWFIVTFVMGAIFIGGQVFEYTELVKHEGMSLSSGPYGSVFYLTTGFHGLHVTGGLIAFLLVLGRTYAAKRFTHEQATSAIVVSYYWHFVDVVWIGLFATIYLIK, from the coding sequence ATGTCGGTCGTGGCGACAGCAACGACAGTAGATACCGGGCACGCGCACCCGACGGTCAACAGGCCGAACCTCGTCAGCGTCGGAACCATCATCTGGTTGAGTTCCGAGCTGATGTTCTTCGCGGCCCTCTTCGCGATGTACTTCACCCTGCGATCGGTGACAGGCGCCGAGTACTGGTCAGAACAGGCCGCGAGCCTGAACCTGCCCTTCTCGGCGACGAACACCACGATCCTGGTGCTCTCCTCCCTCACCTGCCAGCTCGGCGTCTTCGCCGCCGAGCGCGGTGACGTGAAGAAGCTCCGGACGTGGTTCATCGTCACGTTCGTGATGGGTGCGATCTTCATTGGCGGCCAGGTGTTCGAGTACACCGAGCTGGTCAAGCACGAGGGCATGAGCCTCTCGTCCGGTCCGTACGGCTCGGTGTTCTACCTGACCACCGGCTTCCACGGTCTGCACGTGACGGGCGGTCTCATCGCCTTCCTGCTGGTCCTCGGCCGGACGTACGCGGCCAAGAGGTTCACCCACGAACAGGCCACCTCGGCCATCGTCGTGTCCTACTACTGGCACTTCGTCGATGTCGTCTGGATCGGCCTCTTCGCCACGATCTACCTGATCAAGTAG
- the qcrC gene encoding cytochrome bc1 complex diheme cytochrome c subunit: protein MKKLSARRRHPLAAVVVLLLALAATGGLYAAFAPAGKAQADETAQSLAIEEGKKLYAVGCASCHGTGGEGTSDGPSLVGVGSAAVDFQVSTGRMPAQQPGAQVPKKPVIYTQAQIDQLAAYIASLGAGPITPTKKQYDPAGADVARGGELFRNNCAQCHNFTGEGGALTNGKYAPNLEDVSPKHIYEAMLTGPQNMPSFPDSVMPEQEKKDIIAYLQNVNGEKSVNPGGLKLGGLGPVSEGLFGWIFGLGALIAVAVWVAAHTAKAKKS, encoded by the coding sequence GTGAAAAAGCTCTCCGCACGACGACGCCATCCGCTGGCGGCGGTCGTCGTTCTACTCCTCGCGCTGGCGGCCACTGGGGGGCTGTACGCCGCCTTCGCCCCTGCGGGCAAGGCGCAGGCCGATGAAACCGCCCAGTCCCTCGCCATCGAGGAGGGCAAGAAGCTCTACGCCGTGGGTTGCGCAAGCTGCCACGGAACCGGTGGCGAGGGAACCAGCGACGGCCCCAGCCTGGTCGGCGTCGGCTCCGCGGCCGTCGACTTCCAGGTGAGCACCGGCCGCATGCCCGCCCAGCAGCCCGGCGCGCAGGTGCCGAAGAAGCCGGTCATCTACACGCAGGCGCAGATCGACCAGCTGGCCGCGTACATCGCGTCCCTCGGCGCCGGCCCGATCACGCCGACCAAGAAGCAGTACGACCCGGCGGGCGCCGACGTCGCCAGGGGTGGCGAGCTGTTCCGCAACAACTGCGCGCAGTGCCACAACTTCACCGGCGAGGGCGGCGCGCTGACGAACGGCAAGTACGCCCCGAACCTCGAGGACGTCTCGCCGAAGCACATCTACGAGGCCATGCTCACCGGCCCGCAGAACATGCCCTCCTTCCCGGACAGCGTCATGCCGGAGCAGGAGAAGAAGGACATCATCGCGTACCTCCAGAACGTGAACGGCGAGAAGTCGGTCAACCCCGGCGGCCTGAAGCTCGGCGGCCTCGGCCCCGTCTCGGAAGGCCTGTTCGGCTGGATCTTCGGTCTGGGTGCGCTGATCGCTGTCGCCGTCTGGGTCGCGGCCCACACCGCTAAGGCCAAGAAGTCATGA
- a CDS encoding carbohydrate kinase family protein codes for MRIAVTGSIATDHLMTFPGRFADQLVADQLHTVSLSFLVDNLDVRRGGVGPNICFGMGQLGLRPVLVGAAGSDFDEYRAWLDRHGVDTSSVRISEVLHTARFVCTTDADHNQIGSFYTGAMSEARLIELKAVADRVGGLDLVLIGADDPEAMLRHTEECRSRGIPFAADFSQQIARMDGENIRTLMEGATYLFSNEYEKGLIESKSGWSDEEILAKVGTRVTTLGSRGVRIERAGEETITVGCPEETAKVDPTGVGDAFRAGFLAGLGWGVGLERAAQVGCMLATLVIETLGTQEYTLARAHFMERFTKAYGEDAAAEVRAHLAA; via the coding sequence GTGCGCATCGCAGTCACCGGCTCCATCGCCACCGACCACCTCATGACCTTTCCCGGCCGCTTCGCCGACCAGCTGGTCGCGGACCAGCTGCACACGGTCTCCCTCTCCTTCCTCGTCGACAACCTCGACGTCCGGCGGGGCGGTGTCGGCCCGAACATCTGCTTCGGCATGGGCCAGCTGGGCCTGCGCCCGGTCCTCGTCGGCGCGGCCGGCTCCGACTTCGACGAGTACCGCGCCTGGCTGGACCGGCACGGCGTCGACACCTCCTCGGTGCGCATCTCCGAGGTCCTGCACACCGCGCGCTTCGTCTGCACCACCGACGCCGACCACAACCAGATCGGCTCCTTCTACACGGGCGCGATGAGCGAGGCCCGCCTGATCGAGCTCAAGGCCGTCGCCGACCGCGTGGGCGGCCTCGACCTGGTCCTCATCGGCGCCGACGACCCCGAGGCGATGCTCCGCCACACCGAGGAGTGCCGCAGCCGCGGGATCCCCTTCGCCGCGGACTTCTCCCAGCAGATCGCCCGCATGGACGGCGAGAACATCCGCACCCTGATGGAGGGCGCGACGTACCTCTTCTCGAACGAGTACGAGAAGGGCCTCATCGAGTCGAAGTCCGGCTGGAGCGACGAGGAGATCCTCGCCAAGGTCGGCACCCGCGTCACCACCCTCGGCTCCCGCGGCGTCCGCATCGAGCGGGCCGGCGAGGAGACCATCACCGTCGGCTGCCCGGAGGAGACCGCCAAGGTCGACCCGACCGGCGTCGGCGACGCCTTCCGCGCCGGCTTCCTGGCCGGCCTCGGCTGGGGCGTCGGCCTGGAGCGCGCCGCGCAGGTCGGCTGCATGCTCGCCACCCTCGTGATCGAGACGCTCGGCACCCAGGAGTACACCCTGGCGCGCGCCCACTTCATGGAGCGCTTCACCAAGGCCTACGGCGAGGACGCCGCGGCCGAGGTCCGCGCCCACCTGGCCGCCTGA
- a CDS encoding cytochrome c oxidase subunit 4 — protein sequence MKIQGKMFLWLSAFILIMAVVYGVWSKEPVGTTALFLAFGLSVMIGYYLAFTAKRVDEMAQDNLEAEVADEAGELGFFSPHSWQPLSLAVGGALAFMGVIFGWWLMYFSAPIILIGLWGWVYEYYRGENQNQ from the coding sequence GTGAAGATCCAGGGCAAGATGTTCCTCTGGCTCTCCGCCTTCATTCTGATCATGGCCGTCGTGTACGGCGTGTGGTCGAAGGAACCCGTGGGGACCACCGCGCTCTTCCTGGCCTTCGGCCTGAGCGTGATGATCGGCTACTACCTGGCCTTCACGGCCAAGCGCGTCGACGAGATGGCCCAGGACAACCTGGAGGCCGAGGTCGCCGACGAGGCGGGCGAGCTGGGGTTCTTCTCCCCGCACAGCTGGCAGCCGCTCTCGCTGGCGGTCGGCGGTGCGCTCGCCTTCATGGGCGTCATCTTCGGCTGGTGGCTCATGTACTTCTCGGCCCCGATCATCCTGATCGGCCTGTGGGGCTGGGTGTACGAGTACTACCGCGGTGAGAACCAGAACCAGTAG
- the ctaC gene encoding aa3-type cytochrome oxidase subunit II: protein MSPYGSDRSPRRPMRRKLLQALTAGVVLATATGCSYTWKDFPRLGMPYPVTEEAPRILSLWQGSWAAALVTGILVWGLILWSVIFHRRSRTKVEVPPQTRYNMPIEALYTVVPLIIVSVLFYFTARDESKLLALSKPAHTINVVGFQWSWGFNYIEDVDGDAATPKAGAVPKELASIPDRYTKDFPAGAEGVYQKGIPADRNPETGNPGPTLYLPKGEKVRFILSSNDVIHSFWVVPFLFKQDVIPGHTNVFEVTPSQEGVFMGKCAELCGVDHSRMLFNVKVVSPEEYRAHLKELAEKGQTGFLPAGIKQTDPARNAETNTL, encoded by the coding sequence GTGAGTCCCTACGGCTCCGACCGCTCGCCGCGGCGCCCGATGCGGCGGAAGCTGCTGCAGGCGCTGACTGCGGGCGTGGTCCTGGCGACCGCCACTGGTTGCTCGTACACATGGAAAGACTTCCCCCGCCTCGGGATGCCCTACCCGGTCACGGAGGAGGCGCCTCGCATCCTGTCCCTGTGGCAGGGGTCCTGGGCGGCCGCTCTGGTCACCGGCATCCTGGTCTGGGGCCTGATCCTGTGGAGCGTCATCTTCCACCGGCGTAGCCGGACGAAGGTGGAGGTCCCCCCGCAGACCCGGTACAACATGCCCATCGAGGCGCTGTACACCGTGGTCCCGCTCATCATCGTCTCGGTGCTGTTCTACTTCACCGCGCGTGACGAGTCCAAGCTCCTCGCCCTCTCGAAGCCGGCGCACACCATCAACGTGGTCGGCTTCCAGTGGAGCTGGGGCTTCAACTACATCGAGGACGTCGACGGCGACGCGGCCACCCCGAAGGCCGGCGCGGTTCCCAAGGAGCTCGCCAGCATCCCGGACCGCTACACCAAGGACTTCCCGGCGGGCGCCGAAGGCGTCTACCAGAAGGGCATCCCGGCCGACCGGAACCCGGAGACCGGGAACCCCGGCCCGACCCTCTACCTGCCCAAGGGCGAGAAGGTCCGCTTCATCCTGTCGTCGAACGACGTCATCCACTCCTTCTGGGTGGTTCCGTTCCTCTTCAAGCAGGACGTCATCCCGGGCCACACCAACGTCTTCGAGGTCACGCCTTCCCAGGAGGGCGTCTTCATGGGCAAGTGCGCCGAGCTCTGCGGCGTCGACCACTCCCGGATGCTCTTCAACGTCAAGGTCGTCTCGCCCGAGGAGTACCGGGCGCACCTGAAGGAACTGGCCGAGAAGGGGCAGACCGGCTTCCTGCCGGCCGGCATCAAGCAGACTGACCCGGCCCGGAACGCGGAGACGAACACACTGTGA
- the qcrA gene encoding cytochrome bc1 complex Rieske iron-sulfur subunit, giving the protein MSSQEIPEDKHLPSEQGDAHHGGVAVADDPFADPGLPVHKPRIQDIDDRAAKRSERTVAMLFTVSMLATIAFIAAYVAIPVDKIVYIFPLGKVSALNFALGLTLGTALFCIGAGAVHWARTLMSDVEVADDRHPIAAPAEVKAKVMSDFAAGAEESAIGRRPLIRNTLLGALAMVPLSGLVLLRDLGPLPEEKLRKTVWAKGKLLINQNTGEPLRPEDVQVGSLTFVQPEGLEEGSHEFLTEIAKAAVMIVRIQPEDIKDKRELEWSHDGIVAYSKICTHVGCPISLYEQQTHHVLCPCHQSTFDLSDGARVIFGPAGHALPQLRIGVNGEGFLEALGDFEEPVGPAFWERG; this is encoded by the coding sequence ATGAGTAGCCAAGAGATTCCCGAAGACAAGCACCTGCCGAGCGAGCAGGGCGACGCCCACCACGGTGGTGTGGCGGTCGCGGACGACCCGTTCGCCGACCCCGGCCTGCCGGTCCACAAGCCGCGCATCCAGGACATCGACGACCGCGCCGCGAAGCGCTCCGAGCGCACCGTGGCGATGCTGTTCACGGTGTCGATGCTGGCCACGATCGCCTTCATCGCCGCGTACGTGGCCATCCCGGTCGACAAGATCGTCTACATCTTCCCGCTCGGGAAGGTGAGCGCGCTCAACTTCGCGCTCGGTCTGACCCTGGGCACCGCCCTCTTCTGCATCGGCGCCGGCGCGGTCCACTGGGCCCGCACGCTGATGTCCGACGTCGAGGTCGCCGACGACCGCCACCCGATCGCGGCCCCGGCCGAGGTCAAGGCGAAGGTCATGTCGGACTTCGCCGCCGGTGCCGAGGAGTCGGCCATCGGCCGCCGTCCGCTGATCCGCAACACCCTGCTGGGCGCGCTGGCCATGGTGCCGCTGTCCGGCCTGGTCCTGCTGCGCGACCTGGGCCCGCTGCCCGAGGAGAAGCTCCGCAAGACCGTCTGGGCCAAGGGCAAGCTGCTCATCAACCAGAACACGGGTGAGCCGCTGCGTCCCGAGGACGTCCAGGTCGGCTCGCTGACCTTCGTCCAGCCCGAGGGGCTCGAAGAGGGCTCGCACGAGTTCCTGACCGAGATCGCCAAGGCCGCCGTGATGATCGTCCGCATCCAGCCGGAGGACATCAAGGACAAGCGCGAGCTCGAGTGGTCCCACGACGGAATCGTGGCCTACTCGAAGATCTGCACCCACGTCGGCTGCCCGATCAGCCTGTACGAGCAGCAGACGCACCACGTGCTCTGCCCGTGCCACCAGTCCACTTTCGACCTCTCCGACGGCGCGCGTGTCATCTTCGGCCCCGCCGGCCACGCGCTTCCGCAGCTGCGGATCGGCGTGAACGGCGAAGGCTTCCTCGAAGCGCTCGGCGACTTCGAGGAGCCCGTCGGTCCTGCATTCTGGGAGCGCGGATGA
- a CDS encoding cysteine desulfurase/sulfurtransferase TusA family protein, which yields MPYFDTASTAPLHPVARQALAAALDEGWADPARLYREGRRAALLLDAAREAAAEAVGCRADELVFTPSGTQAVHSGIAGALAGRRRTGRHLVVSAVEHSSVLHAADVHAAAGGSVAQVPVDRSGTVTAGGYADALTASTALACLQSANHEVGTVQPVAEVADVCAEAGVPLLVDAAQSLGWGPVEGAWSVLAASAHKWGGPPGVGLLAVRKGVRFSPQHPADERESGRSPGFVNLPAAVAAAASLRAVRAEAEAEAARLRVLVDRIRRRVARLVPDVEVVGHPDRRLPHLVTFSCLYVDGETLLHELDKAGYSVSSGSSCTSSTLTPSHVLRAMGVLSEGNVRVSLPPGTTAEDVNGFLEVLPAAVARVRAALGSPEAEPVEPVADSVEVDALGLRCPQPVIELARAVRTVPVGGTVTVVSDDEVARLDVPAWCSLRGHDYLGEEPRPQGTAYTVRRRS from the coding sequence ATGCCGTACTTCGACACCGCGTCCACCGCTCCGCTGCACCCCGTGGCCCGGCAGGCGCTGGCGGCCGCCCTCGACGAGGGCTGGGCGGACCCCGCCCGGCTGTACCGGGAGGGCCGGCGTGCGGCGCTCCTGCTGGACGCGGCGCGCGAGGCGGCGGCGGAGGCCGTCGGCTGCCGCGCCGACGAGCTCGTGTTCACCCCTTCGGGGACACAGGCGGTCCACTCCGGCATCGCGGGCGCACTCGCCGGGCGCCGGCGCACCGGCCGGCACCTGGTGGTGTCCGCGGTCGAACACAGTTCGGTGCTCCACGCGGCCGACGTGCACGCCGCCGCGGGCGGTTCGGTGGCGCAGGTGCCGGTCGACCGCAGCGGCACCGTCACCGCCGGGGGGTACGCGGACGCGCTGACCGCGTCGACCGCGCTGGCCTGCCTGCAGTCCGCCAACCACGAGGTGGGCACGGTGCAGCCGGTGGCCGAGGTCGCGGACGTCTGCGCGGAGGCCGGGGTCCCGCTGCTGGTGGACGCCGCCCAGTCGCTCGGCTGGGGGCCGGTGGAGGGCGCCTGGTCGGTGCTCGCGGCGAGCGCCCACAAGTGGGGCGGCCCGCCCGGCGTCGGACTGCTGGCGGTCCGCAAGGGTGTCCGGTTCTCGCCGCAGCACCCGGCGGACGAGCGGGAGTCGGGCCGCTCCCCCGGCTTCGTGAACCTCCCGGCCGCCGTCGCGGCCGCGGCCTCGCTGCGGGCGGTGCGCGCCGAGGCGGAGGCGGAGGCGGCCCGACTGCGGGTCCTGGTGGACCGGATCCGGCGGCGCGTGGCCCGGCTCGTGCCGGACGTGGAGGTGGTCGGCCACCCGGACCGGCGGCTGCCGCACCTGGTGACGTTCTCCTGCCTGTACGTCGACGGGGAGACCCTGCTGCACGAGCTGGACAAGGCGGGCTATTCGGTCTCCTCCGGCTCCTCCTGCACCAGCTCCACCCTGACGCCGAGTCACGTGCTGCGCGCGATGGGGGTGCTGTCGGAGGGGAACGTACGGGTGTCCCTGCCGCCGGGGACGACTGCGGAGGACGTCAACGGCTTCCTGGAGGTGCTGCCCGCCGCGGTGGCGCGGGTCCGGGCCGCCCTGGGTTCGCCCGAGGCGGAGCCCGTGGAGCCGGTCGCGGACTCGGTGGAGGTCGACGCGCTGGGGCTGCGCTGCCCGCAGCCGGTGATCGAGCTGGCCCGGGCCGTCCGCACGGTCCCGGTCGGCGGGACCGTCACGGTGGTGTCGGACGACGAGGTGGCCCGGCTGGACGTCCCGGCGTGGTGCTCGCTGCGCGGCCACGACTACCTGGGCGAGGAGCCGCGGCCGCAGGGGACGGCGTACACGGTGCGCCGCCGGAGCTGA